In the Silene latifolia isolate original U9 population chromosome 1, ASM4854445v1, whole genome shotgun sequence genome, CTAAGCAAGACAATCCTTTGGATAATTCTGATGCCTCAGTGAATTTTGCAGGTATAACTCTGGCCTCTAATGTTCAGAGTCATGATTCTTGCAATGATTGGATTATAGATTCTGGCGCATCAGATCACATGTCTGCAAATAAATCTTTTTTTACTGATCTTAGAGTACTTCCTAATCCTATATTAATAGGCTTACCTGATGGATCTACTCAATTAGTCACTCATGGGGGTGATATTTGCTTAAAATCTGGTTTAACTTTGCACAATGCATTGTTTGTTCCTGTGTTCAAACACAACCTATTATCTGTTGGTAAACTGTTGTGCACCACAAATTTGCTAATCCATTTTTTTGTGGACAAATGCATAATTCAGGACCCTGCTTCTGAATGTCCTGTTGCAATTGGCTTTCAAGATAAGGGATTGTACAAGTTACATTGCCCTCCTGATCAGAGATCTCACACTAGTTGTTATAATACTCATGTGAATAAGTTGTCTCATAGTGAGACAGTTGATTGTTGTAATTGCTCTTCTTCTGCTAGGTGTAAGGCTCATGCCAATCTTGATAATCTACATGCTAGGCTAGGCCATGCTTCTTTGTCAAAAATGCAGCATGTTGATGTAATAAATTGTAAAGGCTTGAAAACTTTTGATTGTGAGGCATGTTTTCAAGCCAAGATTCATAGGTTTCCTTTTCCCAGAAGTGTAAGCAGAGCTACAAAGATTTTTGAATTGATTCATGTGGATCTTTGGGGTCCTTATAAGTCTCCTACATTGACTGGTGCATATTATTTTTTAACTATTGTTGATGATCACTCTAGAGTAACTTGGACTTTCTTACTTAAAACTAAAACCCAAGTTTGTTCTACTCTAGAAAATTTCTTTGCTCAGATAGAGAATATTTACCACACTTCTGTTAAGACCTTGAGAAGTGATAATGGCACAGAAGTGATACAAGATACCTGTCTGAGTTTGTTGAATAGAAAAGGAATTATACATCAGAAAAGTGTCCCTGGGGTCCCTCAGCAAAATGGCCGAGTGGAAAGGAAGCACAGGCATTTAGTTGAAACTGCAAGAGCCATGCTTTTGCATGCTAAATTGCCTAAGAAATTTTGGGGAGAAAGTATCTTGACTGCCACATACCTGATTAACAAACTCCCTACACCTATATTGGATTGGAAAAGTCCAAGTGAGGTTTTGATGGGCAAATTACCTACTTTTGATGAACTTAGAATTTTTGGGTGTCAATGTTTTGCACCCATTCACACTCAACCTAGAGACAAGTTTGGTCCAAAAGGGAGAAAGTGTATCTTCATAGGTTACCCTTTTGGACAGAAAGCTTACAAGTTGTATGATTTGGAAACACATAAAATCTTTGTTAGCAGAGATGTGATATTTCAAGAAGATGTTTTTCCCTTTGCCAAAGCCTTATCTAAAGATACTTCATCATCTCAGTCTTCTTTATCTTTCCCACCTCCTTCTGTTCCCATTTTTGAGCAAGATGACATTGAGCAAGCGTAGTAAAGATCAGCATGCCACTGGTTCACAGTCTGAGGGTCAGCACAGTCCCACTGATCCTTCTAGTCCCatgattcaagattctgtaagcCTTCCAAATATCTCTAATAATAATTCAAGACCAACTCAACCTACTCATGCTGTCAGACATTCTACTAGACAAAGACATTTGTCTAGTGCCTTACAAGATTATCAAATTCCTTCATCTATTCAGTCCATTCTCCCTCAATCCCATACTTTTTCTGTCTTTAATACAAAAACTCATCCACCCCACTTGACTGCCTCTCTTAATGCTGTTCTG is a window encoding:
- the LOC141641488 gene encoding uncharacterized protein LOC141641488, which produces MSTTVDSPPAANNNQYDDPTFVSNSDYAGMQLVNPLFNGKNFLSWSRSILMALSTKNKQGFLTGTVSQPAITSSQFPRWLRADSMVRCWLLNSMIPTIKEGYLSCKSAKLLWTDVCERYGQSNAPRLYQLKKDLKNITQDDVPVVEYFNKLKRHWDDIDELEEIPECVCGAMVDCSCNLQKRILDASIREKVLTFLMGLNDVYDSLRTNILAMDPIPPINKTYSIVQQIESQKIISNVIVSSQDASALNASKHAGKQPWNVWKRGEPKGDPNKKPKVDDRWCPHCNKKGHVIDSCFIKHPELKEKFLARFAGKFSGNVTSGQPEGQYSGYHNQPQYQGQGQAGGQFPASHFPASGYPSGYFSDQGKASTSAQHQAFSTSQMPPGPSSAMQFDPAMLTALYHHMMQLQQAKQDNPLDNSDASVNFAGITLASNVQSHDSCNDWIIDSGASDHMSANKSFFTDLRVLPNPILIGLPDGSTQLVTHGGDICLKSGLTLHNALFVPVFKHNLLSVGKLLCTTNLLIHFFVDKCIIQDPASECPVAIGFQDKGLYKLHCPPDQRSHTSCYNTHVNKLSHSETVDCCNCSSSARCKAHANLDNLHARLGHASLSKMQHVDVINCKGLKTFDCEACFQAKIHRFPFPRSVSRATKIFELIHVDLWGPYKSPTLTGAYYFLTIVDDHSRVTWTFLLKTKTQVCSTLENFFAQIENIYHTSVKTLRSDNGTEVIQDTCLSLLNRKGIIHQKSVPGVPQQNGRVERKHRHLVETARAMLLHAKLPKKFWGESILTATYLINKLPTPILDWKSPSEVLMGKLPTFDELRIFGCQCFAPIHTQPRDKFGPKGRKCIFIGYPFGQKAYKLYDLETHKIFVSRDVIFQEDVFPFAKALSKDTSSSQSSLSFPPPSVPIFEQDDIEQA